GCTTGACATATGTGTTTAGCAGCGTTTTTCGACTCATATACAAATTTGTTTAATATGAGGTTGTTTACTTGTgaatttggtaaacaaataaaaGAGAGCGATTGTGAAGTTCTTTGGTGAAAACGCTATCAGAAGTAAAAGTTCAAACGAAAAATAAAGTTAAGGGACATAATTGATTTAAACAAAACGTTGAAAGCAAAAGTGCAACAAAACAAAAGCAGTAAACTGGGAAATAAACTTCATTGATGCTGAGTGAAAATACAAGAATTGGACTGTAAAAGACAAATTTGCGTCGAAATCTAAAGGCTGGTTCAAGCAACTACTTACTCAGTGGCAAACTCTTGTGGCTCATTAGGGCTCATTGATTCGGACATTGGAGCTTTTGAGTATTTCTGAGTTGTGAAAATTGCGAAccctttttcctcttctctctctcttatttataggctCCTTGCTGCAACCAATTTGTTCTCCAGAAATGCCCCACAATCTTCATTGTTTCCCGATCTTTTGCCACTGCTCACATTCGCCACTATCCCACGTTCTAACACTACACACTACAAAAAAAGCGgaatttagcggcggttttttAGCGGCGGTTGGGGTAGCCGCCGCTAACGCACCAAGTTAACTTAAAGGTTTGTATtttagcggcggtttaaaccgccgctaTGTTTTAATATtagaattttctcaaaatttCGCTCCAAGCAGCGGTCACGATTTTAAATCCCCGCCATCCTCAATTGAACAATTGAAACCCTATTCCCCCAAATTTCCCAATCCACGTTCCCTATTTCCTTGAAACCGCTTCACATATCGTTGTTGACGAGCAGGAGGAGGAACCACCAGCTTCACCGCGTCCCCAGTTCCTCCACAACTTCGTCGAGTCTTCATCGCTTCAAAGCCTCCTCAGGTCCTCATCGCTACCCTCGGATCTCTTCCTTCATCGATGTCCTCGAGCTCCATCTTTGTTCGTCGTTCCAGCTCGCTTTCTACTCGCCAAAAATCTCCATTTGCACTGGGTTTTCTTCCTCAGGTAATATCACTTCTGGAGCTTGACTTTGTTCGATTTTAGTTGATGTTGTTTGGCACGCCGTTTAGAAATTGATCTCTCTATTTTGCGTTTTGGTTTTGACCATTAAGGTAATACTTAGAAACAAAGTGACTTTCAGGGAAGGGGATCTTGATTTCTCTACGGCTCTGGACTTGATTCAATACCGATCTTGGATTTGGCTTAAGGCAAAGGTTAAAGGTCCTTTCTTCTCGCTGTTGAATGGTAAAAAAACCCACCTTAtgtttgggttctttgtaaatTTAGTCAGCTATGTTGCCCTCTCTGTTAATTACAAAGTCTGGAATGTTGGGGTTGTGCTGTTTTGCTTCTGAAGAGAGACTCGTGGTGTTGTTATCCTATTTTTTCTTGTGGATCTTTTGCTGGTTTTCCCCTTGTGCTGTAAAGATTGGTACCTTTTTAGCATTGGTCTTGTTAAGGCCTCTTAATGATTAACGAGATTCTGGAATGTTTTTTGGCTTTTGAGGCTCTGTGTTGCTGGTGTTTATATGTTTGCAAGGGCTCTTAATCTTACTGGTCTCCTGGGTatgtgggtttttttttttttttgaaagggatGGTGTTTTGCTTTGTTTGATTGGAATGGCTCTGTTGCCTCATTTTTGTAGGTAGCAATAGGAAGCAAAAAGCTCCTCTTTTCTTTGCGTTGCTAGGTTCTGGACCTCTGGTAGTTCTTAGTTTTTGTTCTGTTTGAGTATCAGATTATTGATTATTTACTGGTTTAGAATTAGAGCAGCACATTTCAACAAAGGTCCCTCATGGTGTAAGACAAGGAATTAAAGCATGAATTGAAGTCAGTGATATATGTTGACGGCTTTTGATCTCACATTCTTTTTGAATCTCTTTAAGTATGAGTGGCctcgtttttgttttttatgacACAAGGTTATTACTTGAATAACATTATGCTTCAACAAGTGACTCTTTTGATACAGGAGGTATGTGAAGGGAAGGGTTAGGTATCTCTAAGAGAACCTTAAGAAGTAAAGGCTTGGTAAAACAAATTTTTGTTACCTTATTGCTCACCAGGATGTAAAATGGCTTTTGTGGAAGTCTGATGGTATTTTGTTTGGTCATTTCTAGGATTTCTGCAAAGGCAGTTGCATGTTGCATGGAAATTGATAATATCACGTATAGAAGGAGAACCGTACTTCTTTACATTTGGAAAATCAGAGGTAGTTAATCCATATATATGTAGATGTGCTTCCTGTTTAATGAAAACTTATGAAAGAAGTAGAAATTGCTTCTCATGCTGAACAACTATCAAATGCAAAGGGCCTctcttttttaatattttcagtttgtttctttttctcattAGGGGGACTCACTCCTTGCTGCTCTTCCAATGACAGTTTCTCTTTTATGTTCTTAATTTTCTGATGTTGGAAAGGCTTATATGAGCAAATTGGCATGACAAGTTAGCTATAAGAATCTCTTTGGTTTCTCATGCTGCAATTTTAAAAACATGTATGAAGTCACTTTGTGAAAATTGATCTATCAATATCTAAGACTGGCTAATTTTCAGGTTTTTGGTGCTCTTATCATTGAAAAGCTTCTTTCTGTTCCTACCATGCCCATGTACCAGTGTAAGTTACTATTTACTCAAATTTTGTGAGAATAACATGAAATTTCTGTTTGAGTCAAAGTCACTATTTACTCAAATTTTGCTCTTATTCTACTAATACCATTTTTTATTTCCAGAGTATAGAACATTTGAGCCAAAGTCTATGAGGTCTCATCACCAATTTCTATATGTTTTCTTTTGATTATATCGATGTTGATTGTCACCTCTTCATCATCCTCTCATCCTCTCAAGCATTCAAATTAATTGTTGGAGGTAAAGATGGCTAGGTGGTGAAGCTTTCAGAAGAATACATGCTTTGGGCTCAAAAAATTCTGTTTCAATTCAATGACACCCTCTGTGAGTCCAATTAAAGTCTCCTGTAGAAACAACGTCTTTTTACTTTTATGAACCTTCTGCATTTCAGTTTTTCTTTTGATCTACTCCATGTCAGAATCATATGTAACAATTACAAGTAGTCTTGTTTACAATAAAAATTCATCTTTGATTGTTTTACCAAATTCATTACATAACGGAACGTAGTCTGCAACCTTTTCTTTGATGTTCATCTTTGATGGTTTCCTTTGCTTGACATAGGCAcatagctatatatatatatatatatatatatatatatatatatatatatatatatatatatatagggagagTGAGAGGTATGATTAGATTGAAAGTCAATTTTTTTATCAGGTATTGGCAACAATGCTTAAATgatacctatatatatatatgttgccatataaatttaatttacaaTTAAAAAGTGTTGTCTTATTTACAATTTTATCATATATGATGTCtataaatatttgattttttatgtactggtagaaaaagaaatcagataaaaaaaaagtgccTAAAATCCGCAAAAAAAAGTTAGGCTTTAGTGGCGCTTCCAACCGCCACTAAATGACCAAAATAAAAAGCACTACTCTATATATAGCGGCGGTTGTAACCGACGCCAAAACACAACGTAAAATATAGCGGCGGTTTTAGGCGACGCTATCACAACCGCCACCAAATATTTAGTGTCGCCAAATTTAACGTCGCTTTTGTAGCCGACGCTAAGTGTTTTAAGCGAGATTTAGCGGCGGTTAGAACCGCCGCTAAAGACAAAAATAATCGCCGCTAAAACCCGGATTTTTTGTAGTGACACTTGTATTTTGCGACTGTGTGGTAGAAGTAACTGCCAGTaggtttgtcttgagtgttttcgTCGTAAAGCTTGGTCTGACTGGCTGACGGTGAATTTCGGCTTTTGTTGGTACATGCTTGTCGAAAAATGCTGTTGCTCCATACTTGGTTGTTTTGTGGCCACCAAGCATCCCTACTTTCCCGACTCCGGCTTTTACTTTGGCTTTTCGCCTTTGGTGAAAAACCGAGCTAACAGAGGTCAATTAAGCCAATCTTCAGTTTGTTTAACATAAGGTTAAAATTGAAAGCAGTCTAGGCTTGAAAATCTAGCTTTTGAATTGATCAACAATTCCATGTCTCACAGTCGTCATTAATACATTGCACGTTTAGTCATAGGCATAGACGAAAGGAACCGAACCAATCTATAGATGGAAAATTGTAGATATGAGCAACACCATGATCTAGTTATATACATACCATTTCCTGTAAATAAAGTACAAAGACCTAAGAGCTGATCATGATTCATGATCTACGTGGATGGAGTGTGGGTCTTCTTGACTCTTGAATGATGAATCTTCAATTCATCGCGTGCGTGTGAGTGACAAGGACAGGCAAATTGAATTAGTAATGGGGGAGGGTGGTTTGGCATCCATCGTGATCGAGCAGGAACAAAGGTAGATAGCGATTTCCACCAATTTCGTTTTCGGATCATTAGCTTCTGCTTCAACAAACCTTGACAATTTTATTCACTAGGCAACATACTTGGTCGGTTCATTTCTACACGCACTTTTATTAATCCCTATAACAACTATGCCACTAACATACTACTACAACTCTAGCTCTTGAGGAGTTTGGAGATGCCTAAATTCTAGCAAAAATTACGCTGAATATAATGTTTTCTGTAATGTCATGTTTGTTTgtgtaaataaaaaataaatgcaaaataattacaccctccggtcatatataagcaaaaaagatattttaggttcattcatttaatgaatgtatctaatcattaataatgactagatacattcattaaatgaatgaacctaaaatgttttttttgcttatatatatgaccggagggtgtatataTATAAGGTTGAGTATGCACTAAATTGATAGTGGAGTTCGGTCAATAATGGATACCCCCTGAAACTACTGATGCAGAATGAACTTGACGTAGAAGCTCACACCATTTAACATTAGTTCATATATATAGTTAGATGTGGTTGGCCATTTACCATCTCCCAACTCCTAAGTACCTaggttttttatatttttttcaataaattcTTCCCTAACTTAGCCTAACTAGCCTATATAAAAAGGAGCAAATATATGTGTTGGACATTCAAAACTCGAAGCAAATTTTGGTTAGAGAGTTCAGAGtgctttctcttttttttttttatggcttCTGGGCCATTTCACATTAGAACAAAGCTTCCCACTCCCCAACTTCTCGTGCTATCAGTTAATCGGCTAAAAATTGACCATTGTGTTTTCCTCGTCGGAGTAACTTCAACCATCTATTTGAAACACCATTTCTagtctctttttttttggaaaactgACACCGTAGGCGTGCTGTGAAGAGAGGTAAAAACATTAGAAAATTGAGTTTCGATGTGAACGGAGTTCTTGAGAAGCAACATTGTCTAATTCATTTTTGATTGCATGAAGTTCCAATGTTGAAGACGATTATGTCATCGCCAAATCATCATCACTACTACCTCATCCACCGACTTTGATAGTTAACTTAGATGATAACTTTCAAAAATTACATTTTGGGTCCTAAATGTTCCCATAATAATAATTTACCCCTATACTTTCCATTATTATTTACTAACCCCTAAACTTTCCTAATCATCAATATTTCTTCACCCTTTCTTTTGATATTTACACTTTTGCCTATAAAACATTTCAATTGCACTTTACACCCTTTCATTATCGAATAACACTTTTCCCcctatattttatgaatttcCTTTTAATCCCAAATCTGCACATTTCCCTATTACCACTATATGATTCCACATTAAAAAAAGATCATTTCACCAAAGCATCAAAATCAAAGAAATCCTTATGACTTTGAAATGGAAGAATTACAGTAGGGAATTCAAAgattagaagaagttgttgaaaCTCAATGAACAAACGAAGTATCGATTCAAAAATTGATGGAAGTGACACCTCATTCATTGTTATTTATCAAACACGAAGACAATCCAATCAAGTCCAATTCAACAATCGGTAGCCTTATGATAGCGTAATTTTTACTAGTGTGAAAAATATGAGTAAGATAATAGTCTCTAAAATAGTTGAATATTAGATGTTATATTTTCGACCAAAATTTGGAGATCTAGATCCTATATCACATTTTAAACTAAATTTGGGAAGTCCAAGACCATTATTCCATACAAAAATAGagaatggggggggggggggcactTGGACTGTGACACGACCCAAACTCTACCGGAGGCAGCATTGGGGGAATTTTCCTCGATGGGCATACGAGGATTCTTTCACCAGTTGAGGCGTTAATTTACCCACTAAAATATTGCTAGCTGATAAAGCGTTCATAATAAAGTTGCTATTGTCTATTCTTGGTTCAACACACAAGAGATCAAAAATTTGTTTCAAGATCTCTCAAAAATCGGCTAAACTAAAATTCATTTCATTCATAGGTTAAGATGATATGGTTAAAGACAAAAAAAACATCTAAGTTAAGAGACTAAATTTTCTAAATTTAGGGAATACTAGAACATCATTATGTTATAAATTGGAAAATATGGAGAGGTTCCTTAAAGCCTAAAAAAGAAGTCGAAAATCTAATGTTTGCTTGAATTTGGTTAAGTTAAAAGGAAATCCACAAAGATATTAAAATGATATGATGTGAGTTATATGCCTAATTAAGTTATGAAGCCACACTACTAGAAAATACAGAATTTAGCGTAGATGATTAGCGGCGGTTGCATATAACCGCCACTAAAATATAAACTTCGTGTTAGGTGCTTAACCGATGTTAGATTACTGGCGCTTTGTGTAATTACTGGCGATGTAAAACCGCAGGAAACTACGATCGCGTGAAAATGATTTTATTCCCTCCTATGTTTCGCGCTCACTGTTCTTAGAATTTTTAAGATATCCTCACTATTTTCATCCTCTCTCCCAATATACCTGCACCTAAGAAACTTTCACCATTTTCATTTAACCCTAAAAGTCAATAATTAACCTAACTTGAACGCACCAAATCTGATGAGAAGAATCGATCAAACGCCACACATAATTTTGATACCGATCTCGATTTCAATCTCTCAGAGTTTAATTGTCCTCAATTAACCACACCAAACCCCCCCTTCTCTCTTCATTTCTTCTTCGATTTTCCATCTCTAGGGAAATCCCTTTTGTTCCTGTAATGATAATCTTCCTTTGTTTACAAATTTCTAGGGACTTTGAATCGAATCAATCAATCGATTTGTTCTGATCTCACAAGGAGATTTGTGAGAAATAATGCCAGAAGAACACAAAAATAAGGCTATGCAATTCTGCTCTGACAATTGCGGTTACTTCGGCAACGTCGCCACGGAGAACCTCTGGCAATTGCGGTTTCTTGCCGCTATTTGTGATACTAACCGCCGCCAAATGCCCATTTTTGTAGTAGTGCAACAGAGATGAAGACATAATTCAAATTATTTCAAGGAGCAGTCGGTCGAGAAGTCAAGTTATTAAAGAGAAGCGTTCCAAAAACACATGGGGAATAAAGATGATGAAGTGCACCCAAAATCGTGAGAAAGCCTTAGAAGACTCTACCAGCTCAAAGTCCCTCAAATAACGACCAAAAAACTATAAGTGGATACAAATGTGTTCAGTTTGAAGCTCTTTCAAAAGACACTTGTTTTGGGTGCTTCGAGAACATAGATGGAAAATTGAATTTAGTTGAAGTTCTTTCGACCAAAATAGTATTTTCATCTACAAAAAATGAGGCACTCTCATCGTCAAAGAAGTAACATACTAACGGATTACCAACGAACATCAGTAATTTACAAGCACAGAGAAAGTCATCAATAAATTACCGACATATATGACTATCGGTTAGTTACTGAGGGCTTAGACCTTAGTTAAAGTACCGGCGATTTTGTATAAAAACATTTGGCAATAGTTACAGAGGAGGTAATTACCAACATACACGTATTCGTCTATAACCTATTGAAAACTCGCTATCACTCATAACTTTTCACCAAAACCGGTGGTCCTTGGACGTAAAAAAAGATCCATATATCTCTCGTTCTTACTAAAACACCTCGATATCTGCAATTTGTGACAGTTAAAAATCGCCACAAATTATTGAGCATGTATTACAGTTGGTGATGCATGAATCaatgctgtttttttttatatgccaaaaaatatattgataTGAAGAGAGATACATCTTACACTATAAGATACATCTCAAAAGCTCAATAGAAAATCCGCATGGAGACAAGGCTTTAATTTGTAAAAATGTctcattaaaatcttattagGAAAATCCACTTaggaaaaacctagtgaaggaaaaagagtaaaTAATTTATAAAGCATAATAACACCACCAAGGAAACAAAGAAATCAGCAATCTAGATTTGAGCCTCTTTACTAATGTCCTCCAAAGTAACTAATAAAATCCACCATGATACAGTAGCAGCAGTTTTCAATTTATCGCCTTCGCTGCTATTAAAAAGTATTACATCGATATAAGGGGATAACAATGTAAAGATAATATTGAGCAAATAACATTAATGTATGCATAAACTGTCTATCATTCTATAACTAGTTCTTCACTCACAGCCTCATTTAATAAGACAAGATAATATGGAATAATAAACCCTATCCTAATCTTGTTTGTTTGTAGATTTTTCACTGTTTTCTTTTGGTTGAGTAATCGGGGTATAGTGCATGGTACGTGGAAAGCACCAAAAGTCCATAAAACCCTAACTTGAACCAGAAACGTAAGTGTAATTCTACAGATATTTTGATTCTTTCATCAACTAGCTAGAGTCGTTATGTGGGGgagttcaaacttcaaataaAAACCCATATGGTCCAAACTTTATGACTTTTTTTAACTTCTCTATTTATGAGAATTTATGAGACTGAGAATGATAGATTCTCCATAGGGTCATGTTAGTCATCAGATCTTAAAAATCCTTCGGTGGAATTTgtacaaaaaggaaaaagtaacTGCAACAGTAGTAGATTTAGGTTATGGGTGATCATGACCTAATGGGAATGAAGAGCATATTGCACTTGTGATGAAAGGATTAGTCAGTGATACTACTcacaaaaaattatatatatgagtaattttttaatgttagaattgattctgaataCATACAGAGAAATTAATCTTAAAGGTAGGAAAAAAACATACCCTGGTATAATTAGTCACTGCATCAgtacattttaattttttaaccaAGAGATAGAGACACGTATAATTCATTTTCACTTGTTCAACCGCGTGCATCCAAGGTAGGAAGATTGAAAATGTAAAAGTAAAACAAGAGTTTCCTCTTATGGTTCAAAGTTGCACCATCCCAGATGCATTGTTTAGCTAAAACATCGAAGTCTAGTGTATAGTTTGGGCAAAACGCCATTTATAAGCTTAGCTGTTCCTTTTTCCATCTTCAGAACCTATCatactctctttctctctcatgtGCTGGTTTCAAAGTTTTACAAAGAAAAGTAAGGGCTATAATATAGCAGAGATAGAAGTGGAACAAAGTCTATTGTGAAGTTTCATTTCTTTGGGATTCCAAATTTTTCCCAAAGCTGAAGTTGCCGGAGTCTAGATCACAGGTCTGTTCAattttttctatattttctttcttttgttttcttttcttcttatgtTTTTCATATAAGCTAACAAACCCCTTCATGAAATTTTGCACAAACTTAACTATAAGCTCATATTTTTTCCCTTGTTCCAAGATCTTTAATTCTGTTTCATTCTCCATCCAACTCATTCTCTCATCAATGATATATTTGATTCCTTTCCTTTCCCAAGATCATATCTCGTTTCCTTCTTGGCTTCCCAAAATTTTCAGCACCAAAAGAGAAAACATtggaaattaaaacaaaatatagccataaatgtttgaaatttttatgttaaaaaaatGTTTGAATTTGAGTCTGATCATACCTGTGCTCAGACCTTGCATGTTTTTATGTTAAAACAAAAGAGTCTTTGCTTTTCCTTTGGAGTTTCAGACATACACACACTTCACACAAGGGTTTCAGAGAGAGGTCGATTTTGTTTGTTGTGTGTGTTCTTTCAAAAGCACTGACACAGACAAAAGAAAAAGCGTCAAAAAAAAGATTGTTGAATCCAACATATTATTTTTCTTAGATCCTGCCCTTAATTCTCATCTTGAAACTCCAAGGCTATGAAGTATGCATATATTTAAAAACCTTCTCATATCTTGTATCTTTGATCTTGATTTCATGATTTCCTGCTAGATTTGACGTACTAGATCTAGTTTTCTATTTCCACAAATACTCTCTAATAATTTCTTGGCTTTTTTCTTGTGAATTTGTTTTGATACTTGAAGGACTACTTCAGAGATGGGGAGGGGGAAGATTGAGATCAAGAGGATTGAGAACACAACTAATCGCCAGGTGACATTCTGCAAGAGAAGAAACGGGCTTCTGAAGAAAGCTTATGAGCTATCAGTGCTGTGTGATGCTGAAGTTGCCCTCATTGTCTTCTCCAGCCGTGGCCGCCTCTATGAATATTCAAACAACAAGTATGTTTTCTACTCTCCTCCCTTCATCTCTAACATTAGTACATTACTATAATATAAATTCTCTTCATTTGGTGTCATAAAAATTAAGAATCTagcataaatatatataaaaaaaatcctcACTCTCCTTCTAATTAACTTTCCTTGGTTGAAAGAAATGATTTTCCGGATAATATAGGGATGTATCATAATGGGGAAATAAATCAAAATTGTTAGATCTAACATAATTGgtcaaaattttctttttcagatgactatttttttttttttgaaattgagatGACTAATTATTTTCCTTGGTTGATTAATGATTGCATTAGTAGAATAAGTAATTTTTCATTTCATGATAgatctattttaattttaaatattagcaTTCGTCAGTAAAAAAACCTTCTGTGAACTAATAAAGCTTATAGTGTAATTATATTTATGATTGGAAGTTTATAAATGTTCACTTAATTTGAGGTAGCACTTCAACCAAACCCTAGTTCTGCTTTACTGATCTAGTCTAATCTAAATAAATGTTTAAGGTCCATTGCTAAAATGCTTTCAGTTCATATTAAGGAAAATTATTGATTTGCTGCTTTGGTTAATATCTTCTTGATATTTTGGTAAAAGTGTTATAAGAGACAAATTAAATATTATAAGATTCTGAGAGTAATATTTGAAGAATAAAAGTAGAGATATCCGATGATGTCCAGTCATGATATAATGATGAGGTTGACCTGAAACTTGAGTCCTTGTAACCATAAACTCAGAGATCTCGTAACCAGAAAGCATATCTGTTTGCAGTTTCTTGAAGTACAGTATCTATATATCAAAACTTGTCTTTTCTG
This portion of the Lotus japonicus ecotype B-129 chromosome 3, LjGifu_v1.2 genome encodes:
- the LOC130745600 gene encoding uncharacterized protein LOC130745600 isoform X4, with product MSSSSIFVRRSSSLSTRQKSPFALGFLPQVILRNKVTFREGDLDFSTALDLIQYRSWIWLKAKVKGPFFSLLNGSNRKQKAPLFFALLGSGPLVVLSFCSV
- the LOC130745600 gene encoding uncharacterized protein LOC130745600 isoform X2, translating into MSSSSIFVRRSSSLSTRQKSPFALGFLPQVILRNKVTFREGDLDFSTALDLIQYRSWIWLKAKVKGPFFSLLNGFLQRQLHVAWKLIISRIEGEPYFFTFGKSEVFGALIIEKLLSVPTMPMYQ
- the LOC130745600 gene encoding uncharacterized protein LOC130745600 isoform X5 → MSSSSIFVRRSSSLSTRQKSPFALGFLPQVILRNKVTFREGDLDFSTALDLIQYRSWIWLKAKVKGPFFSLLNGSNRKQKAPLFFALLGSGPLN
- the LOC130745600 gene encoding uncharacterized protein LOC130745600 isoform X3 — its product is MSSSSIFVRRSSSLSTRQKSPFALGFLPQVILRNKVTFREGDLDFSTALDLIQYRSWIWLKAKVKGPFFSLLNGFLQRQLHVAWKLIISRIEGEPYFFTFGKSEGDSLLAALPMTVSLLCS
- the LOC130745600 gene encoding uncharacterized protein LOC130745600 isoform X1, whose translation is MSSSSIFVRRSSSLSTRQKSPFALGFLPQVILRNKVTFREGDLDFSTALDLIQYRSWIWLKAKVKGPFFSLLNGFLQRQLHVAWKLIISRIEGEPYFFTFGKSEVFGALIIEKLLSVPTMPMYQCKLLFTQIL